GAATTCCCCCTTGCGGGCTTTTCTTTGCCGACGACTTCCGATTCCACTTAAATCCTCAATCAACTTAATTTAAAAATCAAAAAGGGAGTCCCCGTGGGTGTAACGGGGTCTCCCAAATAACGACCAATTACTGACAAGCAGGAATGGTAAAAGTTTTTTCAAACAAAGGGCGGTACATTCTGGAACGATCCAAGTCATCGGAGTCACGTCCACCAGCTACACGGCGATAGACTTCAATCTCATAAGAAAGAGGAATGGTGTATTCAATATCTTCATAGCGAATGCAGTCTTCGTTATCGCGACGGTTGCGATACTCAACACATACGGTGCGAGTACCGGAAATCGGACGATAAACATATTTTTCCATTTCCTCTTCACAGTAACGCTCATCACCGCGGTCGCGCCACACAGCACACTCGGTCATTTTACGAATAGAGCGAAGGTTATCACCCTCAACGCAGACACTGGATGCTCTCATGTACCAGCTCTCCAAGCGCAGTTGAGGCAATTCAAAGATCACACGGTGATCTTTCTGTAACACCTCCCAAGAAGCATCCTTGTCTGGAAGACGAGCTGCCTGAGCATTTAAAGATCCAATTCCTACCAAAAGGGCCACCAAAGCCATCAATGTTTTCATGCTAATTCCTCCTCGAATTAATTTTTAAAACCAAGAGCTCTTGAAAAGAGGTTTCCCACCGACCCGGCATTTGTTTCAACGGAGTTTCACAACTTATCAAGAAAAGGTTTCACAATCTGTGACCTATCACCTCGCCCCGACATTTCTGTCGGCGCACCAAGCTATCACCATATTCAGCATGAAATTTAAGGATTTATTTCTTCCGACTAAAACACCACAGAGGCCATTAATGCTCAATAACTAGGCATATCAAAACTCAACAACGATATCTTCCTCGCCCGACTTTTTGTTGGTGATCCACAAAACCTTGGGCCGCCTTTTTCCGAGAGGAGGTCCGATTGCCGAGCCATCCCCGCAAATCCGAATCCTCCGCCGTCGCGCATGGGCGTATCCGAGGCGCAGCAGCGAAGGTGATGCGACCCGAAGACGCGCCTGCGGCCGAAAGGCGCGTGAGGATTTGCGGAGGATGGTCGGCAAAGGACCGACTTCCGCGAAAAAGGATTTTGTGGATCTACATGAACAACAAAATCTATTTTCCGAGTATTCCCCGCGCGATCAACTCCTTCATCACCTCATTGGCCCCACCATAGATGCGCTGAACGCGGGCATCGACGTATTGGCGGGAGATGGGGTATTCAGTCATGTAGCCGTAACCACCAAACAGCTGCAGACAGCGGTCAGCCACTGAGCTTTGGGTGTCAGTGATCCAATATTTGGCCATGCTCACTTCCTGAATCAATGTCTCCCCAACCATGTGGCGAGGAATCAAATCATCAAGAAAAGAATAGGCCAACTGCACCTGAGTCGCACATTCGGCAAGGGTGAAGCGGGTGTTTTGCTGAGCAGCCAAGGGTTTACCAAAAGCCTCTCTTTCCAAAACATAGTCGCGGGTCATTTGCACACAGCTGTCGGCCGCTGCAGCCGCGCCAATGGCCAGCACCAGGCGCTCCTGTTGAAGGTTTTCCATCAAATAGCGCCAGCCCTCCCCCTCTTGGCCGAGCAGGTTCTCTTTGGGAATTTCGCAGTCCTCAAAGGACAACTCAGAAGTGTCTTGGGCATGAAAACCAATTTTTTCCAGGTTCCGTCCGCGCTGAAAACCCGGGCGATCGGCCTCAACGACAAAGAGACTGATTCCTCGATGGGGCTTCCCCAGCTCGGAACTGGTGCGGGCGGAAACAATATAGAGATCTGCTATCTGTCCATTGCTGATAAAGGTTTTGGCCCCATTGAGGACATACTTGTCCTCTTTGAGCTCCGCCTTCATCCGTTGGGCGGCCAAATCCGAACCAGCATCCGGCTCGGTCATGGCAAGGGCCAACACATGCTCACCACTGATGCAACCAGGTGCCCACTTGGCCATTTGCTCCTCATTGGCAAAGTTCTCCAAGTAAGGAAAAACAATATCGCTGTGAAGCGGGAAGAAGACCCCCGGAAAAGAATGAAAGTAAAGCTCCTCGGCCACAATTGCCGCATACCGAAAGTCAGCCCCTGCCCCGCCATACTTTTCGTCCGCCGTGGGACACAGAAAGCCCTGGGCGCCCGCCTGCAGGTAAATCTCGCGGGGGACATGACCCTGCTTTTCCCAAGACTCATAATGAGGGGCAATCTCCTCTTTTATGAATTTGCGGAAGGTATCGCGAAAAAACTCGTGCTCCTCTTCATACAAGCGGCGCTTCATGAAAACTCTTTCTGCTGCGAATGGAATCAGGCAGCTTAAAGGTATCGCCATACTGTTTGGCCAGGCGGTCACACTCGGCAACAAACTGGCTGACCCCCATGGCATCGATGTAACTGAAAATCCCCCCGGTATAGGGAGCGAACCCCCATCCTAAAATGGATCCCACATCTCCTGCCGTGGCCGAACTGATCACGCCCCTGTCCCACACCCGTGCTGCTTCCACGGCTTGGGCTAACAACAAGCGGGTCTTGACCTCTTCCACCGAAGGCTGCTCCGCCAAGGGCTTAAAGTGCTCCGTCAAACCTGGCCACAGTGACTTTTTGCCATCCTTTGGATAATCATAAAATCCACCTCCCGACTTGCGACCCAATCTTTTCAGCTGAGTCACTAATAGCTCGGCAATAGACGTGGCCTCGGGCGCAAAGTCTGCCCCTGTGTCTTTAATCGTAGCCTGTGAGATATGATAGACCAAATCCAGGCTCACCTCGTCCGCCACCGCCAGCGGGCCCACCGGCATCCCGGCCATCCTGCCGGCATTTTCAATCAATGCGGGAGAAACCCCCTCTTTGAGCAAACAGCAGCCTTGATTCACATAACTCTTAAACACCCGGCTGGTGTAAAAGGCTCGGCCATCATTAACAATGATCGGCGTCTTTTTAAACTGGCGGGAAATATCAAAACACCGAGCAATGGCTTCATCTGAGGACTTCTCCCCACGGATGATTTCCACCAAGGGCATTTTATCCACGGGAGAGAAAAAGTGAAGCCCTGCGAACCTCTCGGGACGACCACAGTACTCTGCCAGACTGGTGATGGGTAAGGTTGAGGTGTTGGAAAAAATAAAAGCGTCTTTAGGTAACACCCGATCAACAGCACCTATCACTTCTTCTTTGATCTTGCGATCCTCGATGACGGCTTCTACCACCATTTCACATTCGGCAAATAGCTCGTACTGATCGACCGGATGGATAAATGCCAATACCTTTTGCACGTCGGCCTCGGTCATCTGTCCGCGCTCAACACGTTTCTGCAAAACTTTTTGGGTATAGGCTTTGCCCTTTTCAGCGGCCGCCATATTGACGTCCTTAATGTAAACTTTGATACCGGCCATGGCTGCCGCATAGGCAATTCCCGCCCCCATCATGCCACCGCCAAGCACGCCCATGCATTGGGTCTTGTGGGGCTCGGCGCCCTTTGGTCTTTCCATTCCACCATTGAGAGCGTTGATTCCCAAAAACAAGGTGCGCACTGTATTGGCGGCTTCCGGAGTGCGCAGACAGAATTCAAAGTATCGCTCCTCAACTTTGAGAGCAGGATCAATCGGTAGCTGGAGGCCCTCATAAACGGCGCTCATCACCGCTTCCACGGCTGGGTAATTGCCGTAGGTTTTCTTCCGCAAGTGAGCGTTGCCGGCAGTGAAAGTCATGTACACGGCAGGAGTTAGGACTCCCCCACCGGGAATCTTAAACTTCTTATCCCCCCAGGGCTGAAGGATCTCCGGATTCTTTTCAATAAAGGCTTCGGCCATTTGCAGAAGCTGTTCTGGGGTATCGGCCAATGCATCCACCAAACCAGCTTCGAGAGCCTTTTTGGGAACCATTGTTTTACCTTCTGCCAAAAGGGACATGGCTTTGATGATGCCAATCATGCGCGGCAGACGCTGGGTGCCCCCGGCTCCAGGAATCAATCCCAATTGTACCTCTGGAAGACCAATCCGAATTTTGTCGTTATTGAGGGCCACGCGATGATTACAGGCCAGACACAGCTCATAGCCACCACCTAGGGCCGAACCCCCAATCGCCGCCACCACGGGTCGGGGCCACTTCTCCAACTGGCGAAAGGCGAGGTTGAGATCTCTCACTAAAGGCATGTTCCTCTTTACGTCTGACAATGGAACCAGGGCCTTTAAGTCAGCCCCAGCAAGAAAGTCCTTGCGCGGACTGACAAAAATCGCGCCCTTGATTTGGCTGTCTGAGGTCAGTTGTGACACTACTTTTTTGAAGGACTCCACCGAGTCCTTGTTCCACACATTGACCGGTTGATCTTTGAGTTCCATCGTGAGAATGGCAATTTTTTTGTTATTTACTTCTAAGCTAAACATGACTTCACCCCGTTAAATTCGCTCAATGATAGTGGCAATTCCCATACCGCCGCCGATACAAAGAGTGGCCAGGCCTCTCTTGCCTCCGGTGCGCTCCAATTCATCCAAAAGAGTCTCCAGGATAATAGCTCCGCTCGCCCCAAGTGGGTGACCAAGGGCAATCGCTCCGCCATTGACGTTGACTTTGTCGTGGGGAACATCCAGCTCTTTCATAAAATTCATCACAACTGAAGCAAAGGCCTCGTTCACTTCAAACAAATCAATGTCCGATATTTTAAGCCCTGCTCGATCCAAAACCTTTCTGGTTACCGGAACCGGGCCTGTCAGCATAATTGTGGGATCAGCAGCCGTGATAGCAAAAGCCTTGATCAGGGCGCGAGGTTTAAGTCCTAGCTTCTCTCCATATTCCCGGTCACCGATTAAGACGGCAGCTGCTCCATCAACGATACCGCTGGAGTTTCCGGCCGTGTGCACGTGATCAATCATTTCCACCTGAGGGTACTTTTGGATGGCGACATAATCGAAGGCACCTTCCTCACCCATCTGGGCAAAAGCAGGTTTGAGTTGGCCCAAGCCTTCAAGTGTGGTGTCGGCTCTCATGTGCTCATCGTAATCCAGAACTACGTTGCCATTGAGATCTTCAAAAGGAACCATGGACTTGGCGAATCGCTTTTCCTCTTGGGCCCGCACGGCCCGTTTTTGCGAAGTCAGTGCAAACTGGTCAACGTCATCTCGGGTGAAGCCCTGAAGGGTGGCGATGAGATCAGCCGAAATCCCTTGGGGAACAAAGTGAGTTTTGACAGCTAAATGAGGGTCAGCTGCCCAGGCTCCGCCGTCGGAACCAATCGCCACATGAGACATGGACTCCACCCCCCCGGCAACAATGAGCTTTTCAAAGCCAGCCATCACCCGGGCGGCGGCTTGGTTGACAGCCTCCAAGCCAGATCCACAGAAGCGATTGACCGTCACCCCACAAACCGTTTCGGGAAGGCCTGCGTCCATGGCGGCCGACTTGGCCACATTCGCACCCTGGTCACCAATGGCGGTCACACAACCCAAGATCACGTCTTCGATCTCTTCCCCAGATAAATTGTTGCGTTTTAATAAAGTCTTAAGAGTCCACGCAGACAGCTCCACCGGGCGAACCGTGCTGAGGGAGCCCCCCGCCCTGCCTCTGCCCCGTGGGGTTCGGACACCGTCAAAAATACAGGCAAATTCACTCATTGCTCGCCTCCCTGGCTTAAATTCAAGAACACTATTATTCAACTCACAGGCGACCTCGTCCAGAGATGCCGGAGGATCTAGACTGAAAATTCACTCTAATGTTGCGCGGCAGAAGCCGGGTCTCGTTTGTTTCTCGCACAACTTCACCATTTGTTAGTTTGACCTCAATCAAGCCGATGGGGTGTAGTAGGTGAGTGGAAACTTCAGCTTCAAAGGACATTGATTACCGCCTGATGGTGGAGACCACCCAGGAAGGGATTTGGACTATTGATGCCAATGGTGTCACCACCTACGTCAATCCCGCCATGGCCAGGATTCTTCAGTACAAGCCAGTAGAAATGATTGGCCGCCACTTGTTTGATTTCACCGATGACCGTGGCCAAGAGATTTGTGCCTGCAACATGAAACGCCGCGAACAAGGCATCGTTGAACAACACGACTTTGAGTTTATTCGCAAAGACGGCAGTCGCATTATCGCCACCCTGGAAACCGCTCCCCTCCAGGATGAGAAGGGCAACTACATGGGAGCCATTGCCGGAGTGATCGATGTCACAGAACGGCGTCTGGCCGAAGCCAATCTTGAGCGACTCTCCCGTCGATTGGAATTGAAGCTGGCCGAGCAAAGTCGTGAGCTGGATAATTCCCAGCGGCAGTTTGAGGCGATTTTTCAAGGGGCGGGAGACCTGATCTTCTTTTCCGACATCCACGGCAATGTGATGGTCGCCAATTCGGCGGTGGAAACCATTTTGGGTTATAGCCCTGAGGAGTTTACCCAACTCCATGTGTTGGATATTGTCGTGGGACTCAATCCTGCTGAGATGACTGAAATCCTCCAGCAACTGAGTCAATCAGGGCAGGTGTCCCGCGAGGATCTCCACCGCCATCGGGACGGTAGCCTCGTTCCCGTCGAGGTCAAGCTCACCAGTGTGGTTCTCGATGGTAAGTCCGGGATCGTTGTCATTGCCCGGGACCTGCGGGAAAAGAAAAAGATGGAACAGAGTCTTTTTGTTTCACAAAAGCGTGAAGCCATTGGCCGCCTAGCTGGAGGCATTGCCCACGAGTACAACAATCGCCTGGCCACCATTTTGTTGGCCGGGAGAATGGCCCTTCACCACTTGGCCTCCGACCATCCTGCCAGGGAGTATTTGGAGCGAATTATGACTTCGGCGCAGAATTCGGCCATTCTCACCAAACAACTTCTCGCTTTTGGTTGCCAGCAGATTCTCCATCCGAAAATTTTGGACATTAACTCTATCGTCAAACAAACTGAACGACTGTTGAGCCCTCTTTTGCCTGAGGATATTGACCTCTCTTTGGATATGCCGAGCCAGCTGCCGACCATTTCCTTTGATCCGGCTCTGTTTGAACAAATCATTATAAATTTAGTGATCAACGCCCGGGATGCCCTGACAACAGGAGGAGGCGTCATCATTCGTACTGGCCAGTCTCGTTTGCAAGCGAAAGATCTGGGGGCCTTCCCAGCTAAGACCGGCCATTTTGTTTGGGTTGAAGTGGAAGACAACGGGGAAGGCATGGACCCGGAAACCGCCGAAAGGGCCTTCGAACCCTTTTTTACCACCAAAGATGTCGGTCAAGGCACCGGCCTGGGGCTCTCCATGGTCCAAGGCACAGTTCAACAGGCCAATGGCTATGTTGAATTGGAATCTTATGAGCACCAGGGAACCCGCGTCCGCGTGTACTTTCCAGCCAGAGACGATGCGGTCACAGAACTCCCGGTTATGCCTCAGTCCCCTCAATCCCGGGTCTTGGGGCAAGGCCATGTTCTGCTGGTCGAAGACGAAGAGGACCTGAGAAGCCTTTGCCAAACCATTTTGGAACACGCAGGTTATCAAGTCACTGTCGCTCACTCTTACAAACAAGCTGAAGAAGTGTGTCTCCATGACCCCCGCCGCATCGATTTGCTCCTCACTGACGTGGTCATGCCTGGCCGATCGGGTCCAGAACTTTACCGTCATGTATCCCCGATGAGAGAGAGCATGAAAGTTCTCTTTATTTCTGGCTACGACAAAGATATTCTTTCTCGAGAGGGCTTAAATCTGGACGACTGCTTTTTGAGTAAGCCCTTTAATTCGGATCAGCTGATTCAGGCCGTAGACAGGTTGATTGGAAAAGTGAATCGAGCTCCCGAAAATAAGCCAGATTATGTCCCCCAGTCCCTAACCTGAGGATAGTGTTGAGCTCATGAAGAGCAAAAATCTACAAGACCTGCATTTGATCACTCTCGCCAACAACTTGCCCGGCCCTTTAGCACTGCAAAGTCTCATGCCTTTGGGAATCAAAGTCACCAAGGTAGAGCCACCTTGGGGTGATCCGCTCAACACCCACTGTTCCCAATGGTACAGGGAAATCACCTCGGGCCAGGCCATCTTGCAGCTCAATTTAAAGGAGCAAGGCGATAAGAGACGACTTGAGGTTTTGTTAGAAGATGCAGATCTGTTGTTGAGTTCCTTTCGTCCTTCAGCTCTTGTCAGCTTGGGACTCGACTGGACTTCACTTCATGGTAAATACCCACACCTGAGTTTGGTGGAAATTGTCGGTTTTTCCGAAGACCCGGAATTCCCTAGTCACGATCTCAACTATATGGCCCGGGCGGGACTTCTTAGTCCGCCGACACTTCCTCTTTCAACTTTCGCCGACATTCTGGGCTCTGCCCAAGTCGCAACGACCATTCTTGCCTGCCTTTGGCAAAGTGGAGAGGCCGGAACTGGCCTGCATCGACAGGTGAGCCTAGGAGATGCCGCAAAAACATTTGCCCGCCCTTTAGTAGAAGGCCCAACCCAAAAGAGTGGACCACTGGGAGGGGCACATCCGGGGTATGGGATCTACGCCACCCAGGATGGGTGGATTGCCTTGGCCGCCCTCGAACCAGAATTTATTGAGACCCTCAAGACTGAGTTCAATCTAAAAAAGCTCTCGCAGAGCGCGTTGGCGGAAAATTTCGCCAGCAGAGCCAGCCAAGACTGGGAGGCCTGGGCTCAGGCGAAAGACATTCCTCTGGCGGCGATTCCCTCTTAGACTTCCCTCAGATAAATCCAAGATCCCAAAGGCAGCAACAGGCACATCAACACCAACAAGGCGGTCGGACCAGGAGGAAGTGGGCCTGAGCCAGCTGCAATGGTGCCGCAATTGGCGGTGAAATCAAATTGATCTTGCTGATGACCGTCGTAATCAAAGGTGATGGAGTCAACGACAGCTGGATTGTCCGCATCTTGATTGTCTACCGTCAGACGGTAGCGCACAAAGCGCTTCATGGGTTGCCCCACAAAGGTCGCCGAAGCCGCCCACAGTGAGGTCGGATCAAAACCCGTCTGATCGCTGGTGGCAATCTCGACCGCCACCGTGCTGCCGCCACTCAAGGGTGCAGACACTGTCACTGAATTGAGTACGGGAGCGGTGTTGCGCAAGTCGATTTCCTTAGAAGTGATCGTATAAGTCGTAATCACCGACCGCACGCGGCCTTCGTCAATTCCCAAAAAGGCGGGATTTTCCGTTCCCGGACAAGTCGCCCCATCACACTTGTCATTATCTGTGATCCAAGTGCGGCCTTCGCCTCCATCGCCGCCTTTACCTTGATTCGGGAAGTTCCCTGATGGAGCATCAGCATCATCAATGCCAGACTCACCACCGGTTCCCCCATTGGCATTGATGGTGCCCGTAAAACTCAGATTCCGACCTGCCCATACGCCAACAGTTCCACCGCCACCGGCACCACCGCCGCCAGCCCGATAGGTGAGGGCTGTTCCGCCACCGGCACCGCCATTGGTATTCACCGCTCCTGATATAGTGATGTCGCGAACGGCTCGCAAAAGGACGACTCCTCCACCGCCACCGCCGGCTCCTCCACTTGAATGATTGGCTCCGTCGGTCCCACTGTAGGCCATGCCCCCACCACCACCTGATCCGCCTCCAATAACAGTAAAACCATCATCCTGAAAGTTTCCGCCCTTTGAATTCCAAGTGGTTTCCGTTACGTCGTAGCCATCTTCCGCCTGGGTTCCCGCTTGGCTGTAGGCTCCCCCTCCACCGCCTCCTGTTGCACCGACATTATTCATGGCCGGTGCCGCATTGGCCGCATTGGCGCCGAGACCCGCACGGGTGAGGCTCGCCCCACCCATAGTGCCATCCGTTGCTTCGACTGCGGGAATGGCCCCGCCACTCCCACCGGCTCCTCCTCCGCAATTCCCACTGCCTCCGGCCGACACCACTGTATTGTTGGCGTTAATGCCTTCTCCGGCTTCGCCATTGCAGTCAAGGGTTCCGGCAATGGTGATGTCTGTCAGGCTACGAATATCAAGAGGATTGGAACCAACGCCTTTAAGAGTATAACCCAAATCCAATGTGAAAGAAGTCACCTGCAAAGGGTAATAAGTGTCCGTATCGATGGTGATGGTTGTGCCGTTGACAGAGCCAAAGTTTGCCCAGGTGCTGGAATCAAAAGACCCGTGGCTCCCATCACCCATATCCAGTGATGTGACCTGGGCCCCACTGCCGGCGTTCCAACCCTGAATCTGCACCTCAGGGTAGAAAGTCCCGGTGGCGCTGTTGTACTTCATGTCGTAGGAGTCCACATTGGCCAATGAGGTGAATTCATCGGACCAGGTCAATGCCTGTCCCCGAAGGCTGAAAAACATGATCAAAAAGACAGCGACAATCTTAGCCTGTCGCTTGGCTGTCACCAGCTCCATCCCACCCCATTACTTGCCAAATCTTTTCTTTTAATGTGTCACAGGTAAACGGTTTGATTATGTAGGCGTTCACCGCCCACTGGGCCGCCTGGGTGATCTTAAATCTCTCCATGGATCGTTGACTGGTAATC
This is a stretch of genomic DNA from Pseudobdellovibrionaceae bacterium. It encodes these proteins:
- a CDS encoding acetyl-CoA C-acetyltransferase encodes the protein MSEFACIFDGVRTPRGRGRAGGSLSTVRPVELSAWTLKTLLKRNNLSGEEIEDVILGCVTAIGDQGANVAKSAAMDAGLPETVCGVTVNRFCGSGLEAVNQAAARVMAGFEKLIVAGGVESMSHVAIGSDGGAWAADPHLAVKTHFVPQGISADLIATLQGFTRDDVDQFALTSQKRAVRAQEEKRFAKSMVPFEDLNGNVVLDYDEHMRADTTLEGLGQLKPAFAQMGEEGAFDYVAIQKYPQVEMIDHVHTAGNSSGIVDGAAAVLIGDREYGEKLGLKPRALIKAFAITAADPTIMLTGPVPVTRKVLDRAGLKISDIDLFEVNEAFASVVMNFMKELDVPHDKVNVNGGAIALGHPLGASGAIILETLLDELERTGGKRGLATLCIGGGMGIATIIERI
- a CDS encoding enoyl-CoA hydratase/isomerase family protein; this translates as MFSLEVNNKKIAILTMELKDQPVNVWNKDSVESFKKVVSQLTSDSQIKGAIFVSPRKDFLAGADLKALVPLSDVKRNMPLVRDLNLAFRQLEKWPRPVVAAIGGSALGGGYELCLACNHRVALNNDKIRIGLPEVQLGLIPGAGGTQRLPRMIGIIKAMSLLAEGKTMVPKKALEAGLVDALADTPEQLLQMAEAFIEKNPEILQPWGDKKFKIPGGGVLTPAVYMTFTAGNAHLRKKTYGNYPAVEAVMSAVYEGLQLPIDPALKVEERYFEFCLRTPEAANTVRTLFLGINALNGGMERPKGAEPHKTQCMGVLGGGMMGAGIAYAAAMAGIKVYIKDVNMAAAEKGKAYTQKVLQKRVERGQMTEADVQKVLAFIHPVDQYELFAECEMVVEAVIEDRKIKEEVIGAVDRVLPKDAFIFSNTSTLPITSLAEYCGRPERFAGLHFFSPVDKMPLVEIIRGEKSSDEAIARCFDISRQFKKTPIIVNDGRAFYTSRVFKSYVNQGCCLLKEGVSPALIENAGRMAGMPVGPLAVADEVSLDLVYHISQATIKDTGADFAPEATSIAELLVTQLKRLGRKSGGGFYDYPKDGKKSLWPGLTEHFKPLAEQPSVEEVKTRLLLAQAVEAARVWDRGVISSATAGDVGSILGWGFAPYTGGIFSYIDAMGVSQFVAECDRLAKQYGDTFKLPDSIRSRKSFHEAPLV
- a CDS encoding CoA transferase encodes the protein MKSKNLQDLHLITLANNLPGPLALQSLMPLGIKVTKVEPPWGDPLNTHCSQWYREITSGQAILQLNLKEQGDKRRLEVLLEDADLLLSSFRPSALVSLGLDWTSLHGKYPHLSLVEIVGFSEDPEFPSHDLNYMARAGLLSPPTLPLSTFADILGSAQVATTILACLWQSGEAGTGLHRQVSLGDAAKTFARPLVEGPTQKSGPLGGAHPGYGIYATQDGWIALAALEPEFIETLKTEFNLKKLSQSALAENFASRASQDWEAWAQAKDIPLAAIPS
- a CDS encoding PAS domain S-box protein → METSASKDIDYRLMVETTQEGIWTIDANGVTTYVNPAMARILQYKPVEMIGRHLFDFTDDRGQEICACNMKRREQGIVEQHDFEFIRKDGSRIIATLETAPLQDEKGNYMGAIAGVIDVTERRLAEANLERLSRRLELKLAEQSRELDNSQRQFEAIFQGAGDLIFFSDIHGNVMVANSAVETILGYSPEEFTQLHVLDIVVGLNPAEMTEILQQLSQSGQVSREDLHRHRDGSLVPVEVKLTSVVLDGKSGIVVIARDLREKKKMEQSLFVSQKREAIGRLAGGIAHEYNNRLATILLAGRMALHHLASDHPAREYLERIMTSAQNSAILTKQLLAFGCQQILHPKILDINSIVKQTERLLSPLLPEDIDLSLDMPSQLPTISFDPALFEQIIINLVINARDALTTGGGVIIRTGQSRLQAKDLGAFPAKTGHFVWVEVEDNGEGMDPETAERAFEPFFTTKDVGQGTGLGLSMVQGTVQQANGYVELESYEHQGTRVRVYFPARDDAVTELPVMPQSPQSRVLGQGHVLLVEDEEDLRSLCQTILEHAGYQVTVAHSYKQAEEVCLHDPRRIDLLLTDVVMPGRSGPELYRHVSPMRESMKVLFISGYDKDILSREGLNLDDCFLSKPFNSDQLIQAVDRLIGKVNRAPENKPDYVPQSLT
- a CDS encoding acyl-CoA dehydrogenase family protein produces the protein MKRRLYEEEHEFFRDTFRKFIKEEIAPHYESWEKQGHVPREIYLQAGAQGFLCPTADEKYGGAGADFRYAAIVAEELYFHSFPGVFFPLHSDIVFPYLENFANEEQMAKWAPGCISGEHVLALAMTEPDAGSDLAAQRMKAELKEDKYVLNGAKTFISNGQIADLYIVSARTSSELGKPHRGISLFVVEADRPGFQRGRNLEKIGFHAQDTSELSFEDCEIPKENLLGQEGEGWRYLMENLQQERLVLAIGAAAAADSCVQMTRDYVLEREAFGKPLAAQQNTRFTLAECATQVQLAYSFLDDLIPRHMVGETLIQEVSMAKYWITDTQSSVADRCLQLFGGYGYMTEYPISRQYVDARVQRIYGGANEVMKELIARGILGK